The following is a genomic window from Sedimenticola thiotaurini.
CATCTTCCTGGTAGTTCTGGATGGTATCGATGCGCTCATGCCACTGGTTGGGGAGAAAACTGAGTACAAGAACGCCCCCAATTGCCACCATAGCCAGAATAATTACTTTGTTTTTTGTTTTTAATATCAAGTAGAGCGACATAACTCCGATGGTTAAAAACGCTCCTCTTGAGTAAGAGGCGAATACAGAAAGCACACAAAGCAGAAAAGCGATCAACAAGCCACGCCGTAACCATACATTGGTTGCCTGTACCTTGAGATAGTAGATCAGGGGCAACAACATTAACAAAGCAACAGCCAGTTCGTTGTTATCCTCAATGAATGACCCAGGTGGCCCCCAGACTCTGAATGCACCACCGGTCAGTATGGTAAATATACCGCCTTTAACACCAAAAATACCGATAGAGCCCACAATCACCCACAGCAGTGCCATCACCTGTTCCTTGGTGTGAATCAGCATCAGGGTAAAAAAGATAATCAGCTGGATTTTCAGAACTTTGATCAATTGAGCAAGTGCATCGTCGGGGTAAAATGCAAACAGGCTCGTAACTCCCATCCAGAGCAGGAATAGTATCCAGAAGACAGTAAGTCCGGTTATTGGTATCGATTTTTTCTCTTTACTGAAAAGTACTGAAATCAGCAAAACAAGCGCAACGATCTGGGCAAACGGAAAGTTATAGGCAAATCCCCAGCCAAAACGGTGGGGATTCATATAGCTTAACCACGACCAGACCAAAACCCCGATATAAGCATTCCGCAGAATGAAGGGCAATGATCCGAATACTAGCAATGTGATAACAATATCGCGCATAAATTCCGGTCTTGTCAGTCCTGGCGCTCTTCAGCCCATGGATAAAAATTCTATTTTCTATTTAACAAACGTCCTGAAAACGACTACCAGGAAGATCAAAAGTATCCGATTTACTTTAGCTCATGGCGACACTGATGCGCTGCCACATGGAAAGTCTTTGAATCTCTGACTCCTGGCCTATCCAATAAAGCTAAATCAATGTCCTGATAACTGTTTTAGTAGTTCAATAGGCCACTCACGGAAACATTGGAGTCGAAACCGATATACAAATCGTTGAACAACTTCCATGATCTTTTTCCCGCCCGCTCGGCAAAGCCCGGATGGGTTTACATTATATCCATACTCAACCGGCTTTTTTAAAAAGCATGTGAATCCAGTTTGGATGGTTTTTATGGAAAATCATCTGGGCATCTCTGGTATAAGTAGCAACCCTGGTAAATACTTTCTGAATAAATGTACGTTCCGGCGGCTGTATCAGTTTCTGACCACAATAAATACATCCCTCTTCCTGTTCATAGGTGCCGTAGGGGTTTCCCGCCAGATCCATGAGGAAAGCTGATAGCGCATTGGTAGAGCCGGCACTTTCTCCCACAAATGCTACTGATTCCGCAGCCCACCCAGGAAACAAACCGACGAGACGCTGACGATCAAAGCTATTCACATGACCCCAGGGCGGATTCTGTCTGCCGCAGGAGTAGCAGGTAGTCCGTCCAAAACGAATATCCTGCTTATAGGGAACCCCTATAAGAAGGTATTTCCTGGCAACCCGACTGAGTTCCGCGCATGCCTGTTCCAGCAGGTGCGGGGGAATATGCTCAAGCACCTCTACGCAAAACAGAAAATCAAATGAATTGTCCGCATGCTCCAGATTGGTTATATCCCCCTGTACACAGTTGATATTGTGATGCTGAATCTCCGGGGTAACAAGATCAAGCGCAGTTACCCTTTCAAAATAACCGGTCAGCAAATTTGAAAAGTGGCCATCCCGTGCTCCTATATCCAATACGCTTTTCCCACGGTCAGAAACATCCGAGACCATTTTCAGCAAACCTTCAGTTCTACGCTGTTCGGATTCGCTTTTCCTGTATTCGGTTAGATCCATACCCAGACACTCCCTTGAAATCCTTCCTGGAACTAAGAATATTTACTGATCCGTACTACATCACCACCTGGCTTTTCACATACCTGAACTTTCCGGATTTTTCTGCCTCGATTTTGTCTACCTGTTCCAGGATCACTTCTACATCGTCACCAAGGCGCAATTTGAATCCGTCCACGATCGATTGTTTATCCTGTTCGCCATAACTACCCAGTACCACCAGTTTTACCCGGATGGAATCGACAGATTCCTGAATTATCTGGAACTCCTTTACCGATGGAATATCCCTGAGAATATAGATCAGTGCCAAACCATGCATTCTGACACCGCTTTTGGTAACGATAAAGTCGGTAGTCCTTCCCTGAATCTCCTTTAACACCGGCAAGCCTCTACCACACGGACATGTGGAGTCATCCATCACCGCCACATCACCAGTCCGATAACGAATAAAGGGGAACTCCCGGGTTGCCAGGTGGGTTACCACCACCTCTCCTGCCTCTCCTGCGGGTACGGGTTCACCACTGCTATCAACGATTTCGACAATAATATCTTCTGCAGTGATATGCATATTGCCGGCAGGACACTGATGGGCAATAAAGCCGCCATCCCGGCCACCGTAGCCATTGGCGGTTGGACAACCGAATATGGACTCGATCTCTTTTTTCTGTTCCTCGTAGAGTCGTTCGGATGTAACGAAAGCGACCTTGATACCCAGGTTATCCATTGCCACCCCATGTTTTTTTGCATGGCGGGCGATCAGTGACAGCGCGGATGGATAACCGAATAGCATCGTTGGTCTGGATTGACGAATCTTTTCCACAAACCGGTCAAGATTCTCATCCGACATCTCGAAGGCCGGCATCAATTCTGTCCGTAACAGTTTGTCACGAATCTCCCGTATCCGATCCTGGGCACCCAGTTCAACGGGAGATCCCCACACTACAATCTCCGGATCACCAATATCGACACCCCACCAGCGGGTTGCTCGCCACTTCGCAGCCACATCATGACTGACACGCTCCTTTCCTATATAGAAAATCAGGGGCTCACCAGTCGAACCACCCGTATTGAAACGCTGCAGTTGTGGATCGGTATCCGCTTTCAGTGCATCCGTATGTTTTTTGATCAACTGCTTGGTCAGAAATGGGAAACGCCGCAGATCCTGCACAGAGGTGATCTCTGCCGGTTTAATCTGGTGCTGGTCCATCAACTCCCGGTAATAGGGTACGTGCTGATAAACATCGGCGATCAGCTGTTTCAGTCGATCGGACTGAAAAGCGTTGATCTGTTCCCTGCTCCACCACTGGCTCTGCTCCAGTGCTTTTCTTATAGCGACCGAGTTGTGCCCTTTCAATTGTTCATGCAACGGAAACAGAACATTGCTAACCAGCTTCGTATATAGCGACATTGTCTAACCAGGTTTCCTTATCGTGGTCTATGTTTCAGTACTTCTAGCGATTGTGCCCAAAACCTGCATTAGCACCAGGGTGATCAAGCAGGATGTGGATTAATGAAGTAGCCGGGTGGTTAATCCATTGATTATATTCCATCAATGCTACTCCTATTCGATAATTGCGCTATTCCTAATCCGGTTTATCCCGAAATCCCACCCAGGTTCGATAGCCGTGCCGGTATCCAGAACCGCCTGGAGTGGCGCTGCTATTTAACCTTCGCACTACGATTGTGCAATAACTCGGTATAAATCCCCATCCACAGTGGCTTCACTGATTCCCAACGATACCGTGACACCTCTTTGACACCCTGTTCAGACAGTTGCTGATACAGGTCCTCCTGTTCCAGCAAACGGAGGGCTGACTCTGCAAGGGCCCGCGTGTCACCAATCGGACTGAGCAGTGCGGTGACGCCATCTTCTACCATATAGGGTATTCCACCCGCATCGGTGGAGATGATAGGTACGCCGGATGACATAGCTTCCAACAGGGCATTGGGCATATTGTCCACTCGACTGGTATTCAGCATAACATCGGCAGACTGGTAGAGTTCAGCCATCTGTGCCGGCTTGAGTCGCCCGGTAAAAGTAACCTTCTCCGCAATATTCAACGATCTGGCTTGCTGTTCAAGCCGGGATCTTTCCGGCCCCTCACCCGCGATAGTCAGACGGGCTTGGTCATGTTGAGCCGCAATCAGTGAAAAAGCTTCAATCGCAGTGGCAACATCATAGATAGGTTCGAGATTGCGACAAACAATGAAGTGCGGCGACGACCTGTTCAACCGGCGCTGGCCGGACACAGCGAAACGCTCCAGGTCTATTATGTTGGGCACAACAGTGGCCGGAAGATCGAACTCCGCAAACACCTGTTGAAGAAAGCCGGATGGAACGGCGATCTTGCCTACCCGTTGTAAGCTCGGTTTTACCCAGCCTATGGCCTTAGTGAAAAAATCCTTTGCCTCCCCTCCCCGGTAATTGACTACTACCGGAACCTTCTGCCAGTGGGCGATCCAGATAACCGGCGCGGAAAAAAGATGCCAGGACCAGCCGGAGTTCGCCATCAGATGCACCAGTTGCACTTTACGGACAGTTTTCCAGGTATGGATCAGATAGGGGATGAGCCGAAACAGCGCCCGGACCCCCTTGATGCGCCCAATCCAGGTGGGCTTGTATGGCGAATTGGTACGTACCAGCGTCACCCTCACCTGCTCTGACTCCAGTAGCCTGGAGAGCTGTAACGTCTGATTAGCCATACCACCAAACGGCGGTGCTAGTGGTCCGACCAGGGCGATGTGCTGTACGGATGCATCCATATTCCGGTCAGTCCTCAATACATCTACGGGACGGGAAAACGGGGCACATCAGCCGTTCGCCAATAATGGATTGTAGACTTGATTGTAGTTGGCGACACTGACTGCCCAGTTTCGCTCATTCTCCACGTATTCAAGCCCTTTTTTTCTCAGTTGGTCCGATTCCCCCACCTGACGAATCATCTGAATGGCTGCCTGGGCCAGGGCGTGCTGATCCCCTGCCCTGAACAGACGACCGTTCTCCCCATCCCTGATCAGCTCCTTATGCCCACCGACATCGGAGGCCAGTACCAGTTTTTCCTGCGCCATTGCTTCCAACGGTTTGAGCGGCGTCACCAGATCGGTCAGACGCATGTGCAAACGGGGATAAACAAAAATATCCACCAGATTATAGTAACGGGTGACTTCGTCATGGGGCACTCGGCCGGTGAATATGATCTTGTCCTGCAGGCCCAGTTGAGCGCTGAGTTGCTTTAATTTGTCATCATCCGGACCACCGCCAACAAGCAACAGGCGGGTATCCGGTATCGCCTCCAGAATGGCCGGCAATGACTTTACCAGCAGCAGCAACCCTTCGTAGGCATAGAAGGAACCGATAAATCCGAGCACTGCTTTGCCCGTAAGCGCAAGTTGCTCAGCCAGCGTATCGCCACTGTCCGGTGCTGTGTGTGAAAACTGCCCCAGGTCCACCGCATTTGGAATCACGGTAATTTTTTTCGGATCCACACCCCGTTTCTCGATATCTCCTTTCAGGCCATTGCAGATAGTTGTTACCGCATCGGCATTTTTGAAGGTGTAAGTTTCCAATGCCCGGGTAATGCGATAGCGCAATCCCCACTCTTTGCTGGTACCGTGATCCACGGCAGCATCTTCCCAGAAAGCGCGGCACTCATAGACCACGGGCAGGTTATGCTTCTTGCCCGCCCGAATCGCCGCGATACCATTCAGGCTTGGCGAGTGAGCATGCAGAATATCGGGGTTTTCAATCTCTATAACCTGGTCCAGTCGCCTGGCCAGGGTATTAATAACATCCAGCTGGTTTAGCAGCGGCAATCCGCTCAGTGGTGACGTGGAGGGTTTGGTCCGATAAAACAGCAACCCATCCACCATTTCCCTGTCCGGTGATTCGGCAACATGCTTGGTACTGGTGACATGGGCGGTCTCCCAACCCAGCTTACGCTGTTGCTCCAGAATAGCCCGGGTCCTAAAGGTATAGCCACTGTGCAGCGGTATGGAGTGATCGAGAATATGAAGGATTTTCATGGTCGCCTGCGGTCCCGTCAGTGCTTTTTCAGGAAAGAGTGGAACATGAGCAGTGTCCAGATACTCGCACTGTAATCACGCATACCTGACTGATGTTGATCCACCAATGTTTCCAGATAGCGTTGATTGAACAAACCGGACTCCAACATCTCGCTACTCAGCAGGTTCGTTTTTACTTTGTCCCGCAATGGCCCCCTGAACCAACTGGCCAGCGGGACCGCAAATCCCATCTTTTGGCGATACAGTATTTCGTTAGGCAGCATGGGCTCCAGTGCCTTTTTGAAAATATATTTCCCCTCCTTGCCTTTCAGTTTCAAGTCGGGCGACAGACCGGAAATCCAGTCAACCAGTTGGTGATCGAGAATAGGCACCCGCACCTCCAGGGCATGGGCCATACTGGCCCGATCCACCTTGGTGAGAATATCTCCAACCAGATAGGTTTTCAGATCCAGGTATTGAACCAATGACAAGGGATGATCCGTAGGCGCGTTCGCGGCGTGGCGCCGGAATACCTCAATGGCCTGGTAGCCCTGAAGCTCACTTTTCAACTTGTCACTGAATAGTTGACTGCGCATCTGGTTGGAAAGAATCGATACGCTGTGCATGTAGCCCTGCAGGGTATCCCGGGCCATCGATTCAAAGGTGGATTTAGCCCGGAATATCCGCGGGGCCCAATCGGCCTTAGGATAGATCGAGCCGAGAGTACCGAACAGTGGACGCCGGATGCTCTCCGGTATCATGGATCGCATACGCTCTTCATAGGTGTGCCAACGATAACGCCGGTAACCGGCCAGATTCTCATCCCCGCCATCACCGGACAAAACCACTGTGACCTCTTTTTTAGCCAACTCGCAGACACGATAGGTAGGCAGTGCAGAGCTGTCGGCATAGGGTTCATCATAAAGATCAGCCAGATGGTCGATCAGATCAAAATCATCCGGGTCAACCTGCTCCACTCGATGCGCTGTTTTAAACTGGTTCGCCACCATGGCGGCATACTGGGATTCGTTGAATTTGGGATCACCAAATGAGATCGAACAGGTATTGACCGGATCATCCGACAGCCCTGCCATCAGTCCCACCACCGCGCTGGAATCGACGCCACCGGAGAGAAATGCGCCCAGGGGCACTTCGGCGATCATCCGGATTTTTACCGCCTCCTGCAGGCGCAGTATGAGCTCTTCACCAGCCTGCTGTTCACTCATGGGATCGTGCAGCTTGAAGCCCACGTCCCAGTACTGCTTCGGTTCCGGCATGGCCTCTCCACGACGCAGGATAAGGCTGAACCCGGGCGAGAGCTTATGGACCCCTTTAAAGATGGTTCTGGGTTCCGGGATATAACCAAAAGTGAAATACTCCTCAACCGCTGCCGGGTCAATCTCATGGGATAACCCCGGGTGAACCTTGAGGGATTTCAGCTCTGATCCGAAGATGAACTGTCCGTCGGGAAGAAGCGAATAGAAAAGCGGTTTGATACCGAGCCGATCCCGGGCCAGAAACAGGGTTTGCCGGTTCCTGTCCCAGACGGCAAAGGCAAACATGCCCCGGAAACGATCGACACAGGATTCACCCCACTGCTCCCAGGCATGCACGATAACTTCGGTATCCGAATGGGTGCGGAACTGATGCCCCAGGGATTTCAGTTCTTCAGAGAGTTGCGGAAAATTGTATATCTCGCCGTTGTAGGTGACCACAACCGAGTGATCTTCGTTGAACAGGGGTTGCTGGCCACTGGCCAGATCGATAATGGAGAGGCGACGATGGCCAAATCCAAGACCCGCTTCAATATGAATTCCGCCTTCATCCGGCCCGCGGTGAAACTGGGTCTGATTCATCTGAGATAGCAGACGCTCGGCAATCTCACGTTGGCCTGTCGTATCAAATATCCCTACTATCCCACACATATATTCAGTTTCTTTTTTGATTGTTGGCCACTACAGCCAAGGTTCCATGTACGTTTTACATCCTGCAGCAGCTTCCGGATGGCATTGCTGCTAGTTACTGACCAGCAGATCCAGAGAGGTTTCCAACGCAGGAATCAGGTGGTCGAGAAATGCCTGTTCAGCTTGCCCAATCTGGTTGGGTACTTCGTCCCGCGGAATGGCAATAACAATGCGGGCACTATCCTGCCTGCCGAAGGTCAGGCGGTAGAACGCTTCCAGCAGTTTTCCCCGATAGCGACTGGCAGTATATTTATCGCCAATACGATACCAGGACAACACCTGGTAGGCGTGATCTCCACCCTTTATCGTAAACTGGTCAATGGGCAACGGCTCCCCATTGACCTGTATCGTCACTTTACTCTTTTGGGTAATGCGCCACTTCTTCTCATCCATGGCGAGCAATAGATTTTGACTATTGATCAGTTCCACACCCTTCTTTCGTTGGGCGTAGTATCCCACAGAGACCTCAACCCGTTCCGATCCATGCTGATACTGCCGATGAACAATCTCACTGGCACCCAGAAAATGGGGTAGCCAGGCCGAATCAGATACCGGCTCACCAACCCAGCCGGCAAATCCGTCCGGTAACTCCAGTTGTTGCTCCACAACCAGAGCCTGTCGATTATCCATGGTGTAAGCCAGTACGGGCCAGACCGACGCAGCCAACAGAATCATAATCAAAGCGGAGCGCGGTCTGCTGCTGTTGTGCAGTGAATGGGCAGGTTGATTATCCGCCTTTGCCGGCTGCTCGTGGGGATCCCGCCAGAACGCGCCAATGGAGAAAAGAATCAGCATAACCAGGCCAAAAAACAACCAGCCGTAGATCAGATGATCCACCCCAGTGGCAATTTTCATATCGCTCATATGACCCAGCATGACGATGATGTACGCCCGCAAGCTGTTGGCGATTATCGGGACAATGGTGGCTGCGATGATAAACAGGATCCGCTTGGTTAAACGGCTGTAAGTTAAATAGGCATACAAAGCGCCCAGTGTCACCGAGGCGATCAGGTAACGCACACCACTGCACGCCTCAACTACAGACCAATTACCGGAAGGAAGTGAAAAAAACAGCCCTTCCCGATAAACGGGAATACCGGTCAACTTGATCAGGTACACGGTTGCCGTTGCGGTGACCTCCATCAACGGCGCCACCAGATCCTCTCCCATCGGCACCGCGAAAAAGAGAAATGCCAGGGGGAATGCCAGCGCCCAGGTAACCCTGTTTCCCAGCAGGGTCCATATGGCAAATATGAGAATGGCAACCAGCGCCAGTTGCTGAACCACCAGAGCATCGGCAAGATAACCCGCCAGCCACAGAAAACCTCCACCCAGCAGCAGCACCAATACCCGGTATTCTGGCTGTGGAACCAGTCGCTGCAGGCTTGAGCGCTTTTCCCAGATCAGCCAGAGAGTAATCGGTACAATGATAAAACCGTGCGCAAAGGTTTCTGAACGGTACCAGATAGAGACCATTGACCAGGCCGTCTCGTAAAACAGACCCAGGATGGCGACAATCAACAAGACGGTCATAACCAATACCGTAGGCCAACTGGACGTTCCAGAATACACTTCCCTTTGGGTGCTCATAGACTCAAACAGTACTCCCTTTTTTAGCCTCCAGCCATTGACATACAATCGGCAGATTAGCCTCCCAACTGAAATCTTTTTTCACACGGGCGCGGGCATCCCTGCCCAGACCATCATAAGCGCCGGAGACCAGTCTTGGGATATAGGAGAGAATTTCTTTTGCACTGTTAGCCAGCAATAGCTCCTTGCCCGGCTCCGCATGGATGCCTTCATATCCCTGGTCACTGACGATCACCGGTTTCTCCATCGCCATCGCCTCAAGAACCTTGTTCTGAATACCCCGGGCAATTCGCATGGGCGCCACAGCGGCCCTGGCGAATTGGAGATAGGGCCGGATATCTTCCACCCGGCCGGTCACTTCGACCCGATCCAGCCGGGCCAGTTGCTTAACCGACTCACTGGGATTGCTACCGACAATATAAAAGCGTGCCTGGGGTACCAGTCGGGATATTTCTGGAAAAACCTCTTTGGCGAACCAGGCTACCGCATCAATATTCGGCCAGTAATCCATGGCGCCGGTAAATACCAGCACTTCATCACCTTCCTGATAGGGATTCACAAACTCCTTTGAAGGGGCAAAGTATTCCGTATCCACACCATTATTGTAATAGTCGATATTTTCCTGTTCAGAGGAGATGAGATCCCGAAACAGGGCAGCCTCTGCGGACGAGACAAACAGGCTGGCGTCAAATACGCCGGCGAGAGATCGTTCATAGGCGAACAGTTTATCCGCCTCCCGGCGATATACCCAACTCATGGGCCACTGCTTCTTCATGGCATACTGGCGCCACTTATCTGAATCGATATCGACAAAATCGATCACCCGGCGCTCCAGGCTGGCAAGGTGAGGCGTGACATACTGCGCCATGGCGGACGAATAGACTATGACCCGTGTTATCTGCTGCTCAGCCACTACCTCTTCAACCCACTGACCCATTTTCCGGTCGGCGTAATAGGGAACAGTCAAGGGCTCGCCCTGCAACAAGCCTTTTATGCTTTTGACGCGAGCCTTGCGGGGATTCAATGGAACAAAACAGCACCCATCACACTCTGTTTCCAACCGCGACACATAGGTCCAATCGTGAGGGTCATCTATAAATGCGCCCAGGAACACCCGGTAGTGTTGGCTAAGATAGCGCAACAGATGGTAAGAACGGATCTTATCCCCCTTGTTGGGGGGATAGGGAATCCGGTGAACCAGGTAGAGCAGTGCGGGTTGCATTGAGTAGTCAGCCCAGTTTTCTGGCTAACAGTGGACCGATAGCATTGGCTATCGGCAAGGGCAGTCTCTGCCAGGCCTTGATGAGCATCTGGTACTTGGGATTGTTTGGATTGACTTCCGGAACCTCGGATGCCTTAACCAGATAGTATTCATAATGCAGCGGTTCCGGCGTAAATCCCCAGTTCTTTTTGAAGCTGTAGGATCCGGCCCCCACTTTGCTACGACCATAGTCAAAAATCCGGATACCTCGCTCGCCACAGCGTCGCATCAGCTCCCAGTACATGAAATCGTTACCCTTCAGATTTCTTGCCAGCGGGATACTGCCTCCATAGTAGGGCAGGACCTCATCCCGGAAATAGAAACTCATGACGGCAGCGATATCCTGGCCTTCATGGGTGACGACCAACACGTCGCAATCCTCACAAAATACTTCCCGCAGTACACGGAAGTATTTCAATGGCATGACTGGCGTACCCAGATTGCGAACACTCTCGGAATAGATACGGAAAAACCTGTCGCACCCTGATACGGTTTCAGCGCTCAAACCTGCCTTGATCCCTTTCCGGACCATGGCACGCTGCTTCCTCGGAATCGCCTTCAGATTCTCATCCGGATCGGCGGATATCTCTTTTCTGAAAGTGACATATAAATCTTTCACCGGCCATCCTGCGTCGGAAGGCGTTCGGTTCTTCAATTCCAACGCATCCACGCCCAGTTTATCAGCCAGATCACAGGCAGCCTGTCTCAGGCTGGTTGCCGATGCTTCATCGTCCGCAACTACCCCACCATAAACACAGAAAGGCACTGAACTGAGTGTGTTGCCAAACAACAGGCTCTTCAGCTGTCCCAGGGGTAAAACCCCGGTGATTTTTCCGGCCCGCTCACTGTAGAGAAAATAGACCGGATACCCGAATGCCCGCTCAATTACCTCTTTCCAACCGGACAGATGAAAAAAAGTACCATCTGTCGATTCCTTAACATACTGATCCCAACGTGCGTAGTTGGATTGGTCGAGATGCTGAACCGTGACTACGTCACTCTCTGTTACTGTCGATTGCATTGTTATCCTGTTACCCGGCTAATCCAGATCCTGTTCCCTTGGTACTGTGCTTGATGCGTTACAACCGGGCCGAGGACAAAAATATCTGGTCCATTCGACCCCATTGAAAATCAGCAAACAGGCGATTCAGCCGGTTTTCCGTGTGATTGAGATTCAGATAATGCCTGAATCTTGTTTTCAAACTGATGTCTTGCTGGCGAGGCTGGCCCGGATCAATCTCCCAGGGGTGGAAGTAAAAAATCCCTGGTTGTTGCTCCAGGTTGTTCACTTTACGCAATAAGGCTCTGGAAAAAGCATAAGGAAAAAAGCGGAAGTAGCCACCACCGCCGGCGGGCAACCTGCGGTTAAAAATATACGAGGTGGTTATGGGAATTTCCAGAAAGTCCGAATCCTCGATGGGATGGTAGGCAAAGCGGGGAGCCGACGGCATACCATAATGATCATGGGAGATCGGATAGATACTGGAACTGTATCGATAACCGGCCTGCATCAGCGCTTCATGCGCCCAGAGATTACCAGCACCAATGGAATAGCTGGGCGCACGGTAGCCAATCACCGGAGTGCCCCCAATATCCTCCAGGAGCTTCTTGGTATCGATAACCTCTTCAACGAACTCATCCCTACCCTGGCCACTGGCACGTTTATGCCAGTAGCTGTGGCAAGCCAGTTCATGGCCCGCTTCCACCAGGGACCGAACAATACCGGGGTAGCGTTCAGCTATCCATCCCAGGGTAAAAAATGTCGCCTTGATACCGTGCCTTTCCAGTAAAGCGAGAATAGTTTCCAGATTCCGTTCAACCCGACACTCCTGCTGATCCCAGGTTGACCGGTCGAAGCGTTGTTCAAATGCAGAGACCTGGAAATAGTCTTCCACATCGATAGTCATCGCATTGGTAATGAGGCGCTGCGATCTGGTCTGATCGGACACTGTCACTCTACCTCTGCAGCTTCAGAGATCTGCCCCTGGCTCCACTGGATAACCACTTCAGCAATCCGTTCAGCGGCGCAGCCATCCCAATATTCGGGAACCCTGCCCCGCTTACCACCGTTGGCCAGTACGTCATCAAAACATGCACGAATCTTCTGCGGGTCAATACCGACAATTGTATTGGTTCCTTCATCGACGGTGATTGGGCGTTCGGTATTTTCCCGCAGAGTAATACAAGGCACACCCAGGGCCGTGGTCTCTTCCTGGATACCAC
Proteins encoded in this region:
- a CDS encoding putative O-glycosylation ligase, exosortase A system-associated, with product MRDIVITLLVFGSLPFILRNAYIGVLVWSWLSYMNPHRFGWGFAYNFPFAQIVALVLLISVLFSKEKKSIPITGLTVFWILFLLWMGVTSLFAFYPDDALAQLIKVLKIQLIIFFTLMLIHTKEQVMALLWVIVGSIGIFGVKGGIFTILTGGAFRVWGPPGSFIEDNNELAVALLMLLPLIYYLKVQATNVWLRRGLLIAFLLCVLSVFASYSRGAFLTIGVMSLYLILKTKNKVIILAMVAIGGVLVLSFLPNQWHERIDTIQNYQEDASAMGRLNAWTYSVNVANDRLTGGGFNSWSIPTFQIYAPNPNDVHAAHSIYFGVLGDHGWIGLLLFVTILLLAWRTGVWILKNTRGIEELKWAYDFAYYFKISMVAYCFGGAFLSLAYFDFPWHLFAIILIVKKITEAQLDKLKQEQGLNRESGVRHASRTAPSMTR
- a CDS encoding class I SAM-dependent methyltransferase, giving the protein MDLTEYRKSESEQRRTEGLLKMVSDVSDRGKSVLDIGARDGHFSNLLTGYFERVTALDLVTPEIQHHNINCVQGDITNLEHADNSFDFLFCVEVLEHIPPHLLEQACAELSRVARKYLLIGVPYKQDIRFGRTTCYSCGRQNPPWGHVNSFDRQRLVGLFPGWAAESVAFVGESAGSTNALSAFLMDLAGNPYGTYEQEEGCIYCGQKLIQPPERTFIQKVFTRVATYTRDAQMIFHKNHPNWIHMLFKKAG
- a CDS encoding phenylacetate--CoA ligase family protein, encoding MSLYTKLVSNVLFPLHEQLKGHNSVAIRKALEQSQWWSREQINAFQSDRLKQLIADVYQHVPYYRELMDQHQIKPAEITSVQDLRRFPFLTKQLIKKHTDALKADTDPQLQRFNTGGSTGEPLIFYIGKERVSHDVAAKWRATRWWGVDIGDPEIVVWGSPVELGAQDRIREIRDKLLRTELMPAFEMSDENLDRFVEKIRQSRPTMLFGYPSALSLIARHAKKHGVAMDNLGIKVAFVTSERLYEEQKKEIESIFGCPTANGYGGRDGGFIAHQCPAGNMHITAEDIIVEIVDSSGEPVPAGEAGEVVVTHLATREFPFIRYRTGDVAVMDDSTCPCGRGLPVLKEIQGRTTDFIVTKSGVRMHGLALIYILRDIPSVKEFQIIQESVDSIRVKLVVLGSYGEQDKQSIVDGFKLRLGDDVEVILEQVDKIEAEKSGKFRYVKSQVVM
- a CDS encoding glycosyltransferase family 4 protein, yielding MDASVQHIALVGPLAPPFGGMANQTLQLSRLLESEQVRVTLVRTNSPYKPTWIGRIKGVRALFRLIPYLIHTWKTVRKVQLVHLMANSGWSWHLFSAPVIWIAHWQKVPVVVNYRGGEAKDFFTKAIGWVKPSLQRVGKIAVPSGFLQQVFAEFDLPATVVPNIIDLERFAVSGQRRLNRSSPHFIVCRNLEPIYDVATAIEAFSLIAAQHDQARLTIAGEGPERSRLEQQARSLNIAEKVTFTGRLKPAQMAELYQSADVMLNTSRVDNMPNALLEAMSSGVPIISTDAGGIPYMVEDGVTALLSPIGDTRALAESALRLLEQEDLYQQLSEQGVKEVSRYRWESVKPLWMGIYTELLHNRSAKVK
- a CDS encoding TIGR04063 family PEP-CTERM/XrtA system glycosyltransferase; the encoded protein is MKILHILDHSIPLHSGYTFRTRAILEQQRKLGWETAHVTSTKHVAESPDREMVDGLLFYRTKPSTSPLSGLPLLNQLDVINTLARRLDQVIEIENPDILHAHSPSLNGIAAIRAGKKHNLPVVYECRAFWEDAAVDHGTSKEWGLRYRITRALETYTFKNADAVTTICNGLKGDIEKRGVDPKKITVIPNAVDLGQFSHTAPDSGDTLAEQLALTGKAVLGFIGSFYAYEGLLLLVKSLPAILEAIPDTRLLLVGGGPDDDKLKQLSAQLGLQDKIIFTGRVPHDEVTRYYNLVDIFVYPRLHMRLTDLVTPLKPLEAMAQEKLVLASDVGGHKELIRDGENGRLFRAGDQHALAQAAIQMIRQVGESDQLRKKGLEYVENERNWAVSVANYNQVYNPLLANG
- a CDS encoding XrtA/PEP-CTERM system amidotransferase, with product MCGIVGIFDTTGQREIAERLLSQMNQTQFHRGPDEGGIHIEAGLGFGHRRLSIIDLASGQQPLFNEDHSVVVTYNGEIYNFPQLSEELKSLGHQFRTHSDTEVIVHAWEQWGESCVDRFRGMFAFAVWDRNRQTLFLARDRLGIKPLFYSLLPDGQFIFGSELKSLKVHPGLSHEIDPAAVEEYFTFGYIPEPRTIFKGVHKLSPGFSLILRRGEAMPEPKQYWDVGFKLHDPMSEQQAGEELILRLQEAVKIRMIAEVPLGAFLSGGVDSSAVVGLMAGLSDDPVNTCSISFGDPKFNESQYAAMVANQFKTAHRVEQVDPDDFDLIDHLADLYDEPYADSSALPTYRVCELAKKEVTVVLSGDGGDENLAGYRRYRWHTYEERMRSMIPESIRRPLFGTLGSIYPKADWAPRIFRAKSTFESMARDTLQGYMHSVSILSNQMRSQLFSDKLKSELQGYQAIEVFRRHAANAPTDHPLSLVQYLDLKTYLVGDILTKVDRASMAHALEVRVPILDHQLVDWISGLSPDLKLKGKEGKYIFKKALEPMLPNEILYRQKMGFAVPLASWFRGPLRDKVKTNLLSSEMLESGLFNQRYLETLVDQHQSGMRDYSASIWTLLMFHSFLKKH